A window of Ranitomeya variabilis isolate aRanVar5 chromosome 2, aRanVar5.hap1, whole genome shotgun sequence contains these coding sequences:
- the LOC143809434 gene encoding uncharacterized protein LOC143809434 has translation MSTSAIKCYRNMMRHKPSVCDLMPSDRLILILERVSQTLDVLQSKSTSGATDVGSQSLMIFHKLRDDLMICKESTGISETPSEELKPWLHHLQHFKDLASPQCLQDAMLLGLIPILVEDVGCWVHGQ, from the exons ATGTCCACCAGTGCCATCAAATGCTACAGAAATATGATGAGACACAAGCCATCTGTATGTGACCTAATG CCCAGTGATCGTCTCATCTTGATCTTGGAACGAGTGTCACAAACACTTGATGTCCTGCAAAGCAAGTCCACGTCTGGTGCTACAGATGTCGGATCCCAGTCCCTCATGATCTTCCATAAACTGAGAGATGATCTCATGATTTGT AAAGAGTCAACAGGAATCAGTGAGACTCCGTCCGAGGAGCTGAAGCCTTGGCTGCACCATCTCCAGCACTTTAAGGACTTG GCATCTCCACAATGTCTTCAGGATGCCATGTTACTCGGCCTCATCCCAATACTGGTGGAGGACGTTGGGTGTTGGGTTCATGGGCAGTAA